A genome region from Nocardioides cynanchi includes the following:
- a CDS encoding GNAT family N-acetyltransferase, which produces MPELQVLHADHSAAVLAFESANRAYFGRSISDRGDEWFARFPERHQSMLTDQEAGHGAYYVLVDEDGAVLGRFNLYLTGEGVAELGYRVAERVSGRGVATATVRDLCRLAASRHGLRTLRAATSHANVASQRVLRNAGFVEVGPADPAEIGGKRGSWYERELEPA; this is translated from the coding sequence GTGCCCGAGCTGCAGGTGCTGCACGCCGACCACTCCGCAGCGGTGCTGGCCTTCGAGTCGGCGAACCGCGCGTACTTCGGGCGGTCGATCTCCGACCGCGGTGACGAGTGGTTCGCGAGGTTTCCCGAGCGGCACCAGTCGATGCTGACCGACCAGGAGGCGGGCCACGGCGCCTACTACGTGCTCGTCGACGAGGACGGTGCCGTGCTCGGCCGGTTCAACCTGTACCTCACCGGGGAGGGCGTGGCGGAGCTCGGCTACCGCGTCGCAGAGCGGGTCAGCGGCCGCGGAGTCGCCACCGCGACGGTTCGCGACCTGTGCCGGCTGGCCGCGTCCCGACACGGGCTCCGCACGCTCCGCGCCGCGACCTCGCACGCGAACGTCGCCTCGCAGCGAGTGCTGCGCAACGCCGGGTTCGTCGAGGTCGGCCCGGCCGACCCGGCGGAGATCGGCGGCAAGAGGGGCAGCTGGTACGAGCGCGAGCTCGAGCCTGCTTGA
- a CDS encoding zinc-binding dehydrogenase, with the protein MNEIPATMRQLRSLVTPEGELRLSVATVDTPRPAEREVLVRVEAAPINPSDLGLLLGMADVSQAAAGGAADEPTVTAPIAEPVLRLLAARVGDPMTVGNEGAGVVVAAGESPEAQALLGRTVGFIGGATYGEFCLASPRMCLPLPDGSDAADGASSFVNPLTALGMVETMRREGHTGLVHTAAASNLGQMLNRICRNDGVPLVNIVRRPEQADLLREQGATYVCDSSEPTFDGDLVAALRETGATLAFDAIGGGPLVSQILNAMEAAIVPDDAPYSRYGSDVHKQVYVYGALDRRPIELHRRFGFAWGVGGWLLTPFLARTPPEDLARLRQRVSDELTTTFASSYTDQISLGQALDVPTLQRYAQQATGQKFLLRPQL; encoded by the coding sequence ATGAACGAGATCCCCGCCACCATGCGTCAGCTCCGCAGCCTGGTCACTCCCGAGGGGGAGCTGCGGCTCTCGGTGGCGACCGTCGACACGCCGCGACCGGCCGAGCGCGAGGTGCTGGTGCGGGTGGAGGCGGCGCCGATCAACCCGTCCGACCTGGGCCTGCTGCTGGGGATGGCGGACGTCTCACAGGCGGCAGCGGGCGGTGCGGCCGACGAGCCGACCGTGACCGCGCCGATCGCGGAGCCGGTCCTGCGCCTGCTGGCCGCCCGGGTGGGCGACCCGATGACGGTGGGCAACGAGGGCGCCGGAGTCGTGGTGGCGGCGGGGGAGTCGCCGGAGGCGCAGGCCCTGCTCGGCCGGACCGTGGGGTTCATCGGTGGTGCGACCTACGGCGAGTTCTGCCTGGCCTCGCCGCGGATGTGCCTGCCCCTCCCCGACGGCTCCGACGCAGCCGACGGCGCGTCGTCGTTCGTCAACCCGCTGACGGCGCTGGGGATGGTGGAGACCATGCGCCGCGAGGGTCACACCGGACTCGTGCACACGGCGGCCGCCTCCAACCTCGGACAGATGCTGAACCGGATCTGCCGAAACGACGGAGTCCCGCTCGTCAACATCGTCCGGCGCCCGGAGCAGGCGGACCTGCTGCGCGAGCAGGGCGCGACGTACGTCTGCGACTCCAGCGAGCCGACCTTCGACGGCGACCTGGTCGCGGCGCTGCGGGAGACCGGGGCCACGCTGGCCTTCGACGCGATCGGGGGCGGGCCGTTGGTGAGCCAGATCCTGAACGCGATGGAGGCCGCGATCGTGCCGGACGACGCGCCGTACAGCCGCTACGGCAGCGACGTGCACAAGCAGGTCTACGTGTACGGCGCGCTGGACCGGCGCCCGATCGAGCTGCACCGGCGCTTCGGCTTCGCGTGGGGAGTCGGTGGGTGGCTGCTGACGCCGTTCCTGGCCCGGACCCCTCCGGAAGACCTGGCCCGGCTGCGGCAGCGGGTCTCCGACGAGCTGACCACGACGTTCGCGAGCTCCTACACCGACCAGATCTCGCTGGGGCAGGCCCTGGACGTGCCGACCCTCCAGCGTTACGCGCAGCAGGCCACCGGACAGAAGTTCCTGCTCCGCCCCCAGCTCTGA
- a CDS encoding isocitrate lyase/phosphoenolpyruvate mutase family protein, which translates to MEDARGDGLFGIDEAAERIAAARAAAPSGTFVLNARTDTYFGGAPGDAFAETVERTTRYLTAGADCVFVPGVVEADTIRRLAAAIPGPLNVVAGLASTIDAPALFSLGVRRVSLGGSVARAALGLVERAGRELLDSGTLGFLDGAMGYADLQQRFER; encoded by the coding sequence CTGGAGGATGCCCGCGGGGACGGCCTGTTCGGCATCGACGAGGCGGCCGAGCGCATCGCCGCCGCCCGAGCAGCCGCTCCGAGCGGCACGTTCGTGCTGAACGCCCGCACCGACACCTACTTCGGCGGTGCCCCCGGAGACGCGTTCGCCGAGACCGTCGAGCGGACGACGCGCTACCTCACCGCGGGCGCGGACTGCGTCTTCGTGCCCGGCGTCGTCGAAGCGGACACGATCCGCCGGCTGGCTGCGGCGATCCCGGGGCCGCTCAACGTGGTGGCCGGGCTGGCCAGCACGATCGACGCCCCCGCGCTCTTCTCGCTCGGTGTCCGGCGGGTCAGCCTGGGCGGCAGTGTGGCGCGAGCCGCGCTCGGCCTCGTCGAGCGCGCCGGCCGGGAGCTGCTCGACTCCGGCACGCTCGGCTTCCTCGACGGCGCGATGGGGTACGCCGACCTCCAGCAGCGCTTCGAGAGGTGA
- a CDS encoding sterol desaturase family protein, with amino-acid sequence MKADLTVLAIPAFIGAMGAEYLWQRSHPVEPGTRAGDYQLADTMASLAMGVGSLIAPYVAAKVLDPVTPGVGRHGRTLLALGAATAALTTVGDVVRRRLRDGGLPEPQTVPADVRAVQEELAGIRLGPAVDPGRRAPVGPVFRKAHAGLAVTAVASTALVVSTTWAAMTSGKQLFERSRLDLGTGPWAWGAAILGWDFIYYWNHRASHESRWLWAVHVVHHSSERYNLSTALRQPVAEGITLSVPYGLLALAGVRPSLIEQARGINLLYQFWIHTEAIRKLGWVERVFNTPSHHRVHHGSNRQYLDRNHGSILIIWDHLFGTFEEEDEPVVYGLTKNVGSYSPVTIASHEWADLAYDVASAQSWRDRWSYVLRRPGWAYGRRVA; translated from the coding sequence ATGAAGGCGGATCTCACGGTCCTCGCGATCCCGGCGTTCATCGGGGCGATGGGCGCGGAGTACCTCTGGCAGCGGTCGCACCCGGTCGAGCCGGGCACGCGGGCCGGCGACTACCAGCTGGCCGACACCATGGCGAGCCTGGCGATGGGCGTGGGCAGCCTCATCGCGCCGTACGTCGCCGCCAAGGTTCTCGACCCGGTCACCCCCGGCGTCGGTCGGCACGGCCGGACGCTGCTGGCGCTCGGGGCGGCGACGGCGGCGCTGACCACGGTCGGCGACGTGGTGCGCCGGAGGCTCCGGGACGGCGGCCTGCCCGAGCCCCAGACGGTGCCCGCGGACGTGCGCGCCGTCCAGGAGGAGCTGGCCGGCATCCGGCTCGGGCCGGCGGTCGACCCCGGCCGCCGGGCACCGGTCGGCCCGGTCTTCCGGAAGGCGCACGCCGGACTGGCGGTCACGGCGGTGGCGTCGACGGCCCTGGTCGTGTCGACGACGTGGGCGGCGATGACGTCGGGCAAGCAGCTCTTCGAGCGTTCGCGCCTCGACCTCGGCACCGGTCCGTGGGCGTGGGGTGCGGCGATCCTGGGGTGGGACTTCATCTACTACTGGAACCACCGGGCCAGCCACGAGAGCCGCTGGCTCTGGGCGGTCCACGTCGTCCACCACTCGAGCGAGCGCTACAACCTGTCGACGGCGCTCCGGCAGCCGGTCGCGGAAGGCATCACCCTCAGCGTTCCTTACGGTCTGCTGGCCCTGGCCGGCGTCCGCCCGAGCCTGATCGAGCAGGCCCGCGGGATCAACCTGCTCTACCAGTTCTGGATCCACACCGAGGCGATCAGGAAGCTCGGCTGGGTCGAGCGGGTCTTCAACACCCCGTCGCACCACCGGGTGCACCACGGGTCCAACCGGCAGTACCTCGACCGCAACCACGGCAGCATCCTGATCATCTGGGACCACCTGTTCGGGACGTTCGAGGAGGAGGACGAGCCGGTCGTCTACGGGCTGACGAAGAACGTCGGCTCCTACAGTCCGGTCACCATCGCGAGCCACGAGTGGGCCGACCTGGCGTACGACGTCGCGTCGGCCCAGTCGTGGCGCGACCGGTGGTCCTACGTGCTGCGCCGGCCCGGTTGGGCCTACGGACGGCGGGTGGCCTGA
- the menC gene encoding o-succinylbenzoate synthase — MRIERVVAHRCALPLVRPFRTSFGTEYTKDVLLLEVTTDLGVGWGECVAAPDPLYSHEFNEAVLLVWRDHLVPRLMGRDLGAEEVPALLGPVRGHPMARGALELAVIDAQLRASGESFASYLGAVHARIPCGVSTGIPDDDSIDTLVREVDGYVAEGYRRVKLKIQPGWDLEPVRVIRERHPDIPLQVDANQAYSRRDIEHLSGLDEFDLILVEQPIHEEDYLGHRLLAERMRTPVCLDESVLSADNAESLIDYGACEIVNIKAGRVGGYLSARAIHDMAVARGVPVWCGGMVETGIGRAANVALAALPGFTLPGDTSASSRFFSLDVTEPFVMDAEGMMTVPTGPGLGVTPIPEVLADLSVGSDVLAQR, encoded by the coding sequence GTGCGGATCGAACGCGTCGTCGCCCATCGCTGCGCCCTGCCCCTGGTGCGGCCGTTCCGGACGTCGTTCGGCACCGAGTACACCAAGGACGTGCTGCTCCTCGAGGTGACCACCGACCTCGGCGTCGGGTGGGGCGAGTGCGTCGCCGCGCCGGACCCGCTCTACAGCCACGAGTTCAACGAGGCGGTCCTGCTGGTGTGGCGCGACCACCTGGTCCCGAGGTTGATGGGTCGCGACCTCGGCGCCGAGGAGGTACCGGCCCTGCTCGGACCGGTGCGCGGACACCCGATGGCCAGGGGCGCACTGGAGCTCGCGGTGATCGACGCCCAGCTGCGCGCCTCCGGGGAGTCGTTCGCGTCGTACCTCGGTGCGGTGCACGCCCGGATTCCCTGCGGCGTCTCGACCGGGATCCCCGACGACGACTCGATCGACACCCTCGTGCGTGAGGTCGACGGCTACGTCGCCGAGGGCTACCGCCGCGTCAAGCTCAAGATCCAGCCCGGCTGGGACCTCGAGCCGGTTCGCGTGATCCGCGAGCGGCATCCGGACATCCCGCTGCAGGTCGACGCCAACCAGGCCTACTCGCGCCGCGACATCGAGCACCTCAGCGGCCTCGACGAGTTCGACCTGATCCTCGTCGAGCAGCCGATCCACGAGGAGGACTACCTCGGGCACCGGCTGCTGGCCGAGCGGATGCGCACCCCTGTCTGCCTCGACGAGTCGGTGCTGTCCGCGGACAACGCCGAGAGCCTGATCGACTACGGCGCCTGCGAGATCGTCAACATCAAGGCCGGCCGAGTGGGTGGGTACCTGAGCGCCCGGGCCATCCACGACATGGCCGTGGCGCGCGGGGTGCCGGTCTGGTGCGGCGGGATGGTCGAGACCGGCATCGGTCGGGCCGCCAACGTGGCGCTCGCGGCGCTGCCCGGGTTCACCCTGCCCGGCGACACCAGTGCGTCGTCCCGCTTCTTCAGCCTCGACGTCACCGAGCCGTTCGTGATGGACGCCGAGGGGATGATGACCGTCCCGACCGGACCCGGCCTCGGGGTCACGCCGATCCCGGAGGTGCTCGCCGACCTGAGCGTGGGCAGCGACGTGCTGGCGCAGCGATGA
- a CDS encoding GNAT family N-acetyltransferase gives MTGEIPAVEIRELGTLDECRTLDPFFEGVWGTGTPPLGVEVLRVLAHTGGYVAGAYVGGDLVGASVGFLAQRGERSLHSHVTGVAAAARGRGVGALLKAHQRQWALDRGIGLITWTCDPLVRRNSWFNIVKLGALPGEYLVDFYGPMGDAINGSDESDRLLMEWPVTPHPAAPEPEVGTVPAILACREEAPVARASDAERVLVATPADIEGLRQHSPDLARRWRSALRAALAPELATGRVVGFTRAGEYVVRRDAAAGGTSGA, from the coding sequence ATGACCGGCGAGATCCCGGCCGTCGAGATCCGGGAGCTGGGCACCCTCGACGAGTGCCGCACCCTCGACCCGTTCTTCGAGGGCGTCTGGGGAACGGGCACCCCGCCGCTCGGCGTGGAGGTGCTGCGCGTCCTCGCCCACACCGGCGGGTACGTCGCCGGCGCCTACGTCGGCGGCGACCTCGTCGGGGCGTCCGTCGGGTTCCTGGCGCAGCGCGGCGAGAGGTCGCTGCACAGTCACGTGACCGGAGTCGCCGCCGCGGCGCGCGGGCGTGGCGTCGGAGCGCTGCTCAAGGCCCACCAGCGGCAGTGGGCGCTGGACCGGGGCATCGGCCTGATCACGTGGACCTGTGACCCGCTGGTCCGCCGCAACTCGTGGTTCAACATCGTCAAGCTCGGTGCGCTTCCCGGCGAGTACCTCGTCGACTTCTACGGCCCCATGGGGGACGCCATCAACGGGTCCGACGAGTCGGACCGGCTGCTGATGGAGTGGCCCGTGACGCCGCACCCTGCCGCACCGGAGCCCGAGGTCGGCACCGTCCCCGCCATCCTGGCCTGCCGGGAGGAGGCGCCCGTCGCCCGTGCCTCCGACGCGGAGCGGGTGCTCGTGGCGACACCGGCCGACATCGAAGGACTGCGGCAGCACAGCCCCGACCTGGCGCGACGGTGGCGCTCGGCGCTGCGCGCGGCGCTGGCGCCGGAGCTGGCCACGGGTCGCGTGGTGGGCTTCACGCGGGCCGGCGAGTACGTCGTACGCCGCGACGCCGCGGCCGGCGGGACGTCCGGGGCCTGA
- a CDS encoding DEAD/DEAH box helicase, giving the protein MQVGGGRWVPSTDDPGTVYDAVTAWVDQQGLTLYPHQDEAIIELLGGSNVVLATPTGSGKSLVAVAAHAAALAGRRVSFYTAPIKALVSEKFFAYCEIFGADNVGMLTGDASVNSTAPIICCTAEVLANIALREGRDADVGLVVMDEFHFYAEPDRGWAWQVPLLELTRAQFVLMSATLGDISALAADLTRRNGRATAVVDDAERPVPLLFSWAMTHVADTLAELIESHQAPVYVVHFTQAAAVEHATSLLTVRPGIETTREARDAINARLVGFRFGAGFGKTLHKLVRRGIGVHHAGMLPRYRRLVEQLAQAGLLVVICGTDTLGVGINVPIRTVLFTGLAKFDGTRQRILRSREFMQIAGRAGRAGFDTMGYVVVQAPEHVIDNAIALKKIGDDPKRQRGYRRKKPPDGEVVWSEETFDKLVAGTPEQLVSRMKVDNAMLINVVARDTDAFPILRRLLTDNHESPANRRKLARRALRLGRSLLRSGVLTRLDELDELGRRYVLTIDLPVDFALNQPLSHFALAAFDVLDPESEDYTLDLVSVVESVLEAPRQILSQQQYVARGLAVAEMKADGIEYEERMALLDEITWPMPLRELLEATYAIYRQTHPWLPEDALSPKSVVREMYEQGMSFTDFVTRYQLARSEGLVLRYLTDAYRTLRQTVPDHHRTPELEELSEWLGETVRQTDSSLLDEWEALTDPEAIHRHAVEAERLPHNPRPISKQERAFAVMIRNAMFRRVELVARDDLDGLMALERAAADRTDPPGEVVMLRSTWDEGIEAYYAEHDRVLLDADARGPDLLRVDRTGRSWPVTQTVHDPAGHHDWVIEALVDVDASDETGELVLVTQAFRRLDG; this is encoded by the coding sequence GTGCAGGTGGGCGGAGGGCGCTGGGTCCCCAGCACCGACGACCCCGGCACCGTGTACGACGCGGTGACGGCCTGGGTCGACCAGCAGGGCCTGACCCTCTACCCGCACCAGGACGAGGCGATCATCGAGCTGCTCGGTGGCAGCAACGTGGTGCTGGCCACCCCGACCGGGTCCGGGAAGTCACTGGTGGCGGTGGCGGCGCACGCGGCGGCGCTCGCGGGTAGACGGGTCAGCTTCTACACCGCGCCGATCAAGGCGCTGGTCAGCGAGAAGTTCTTCGCCTACTGCGAGATCTTCGGCGCCGACAACGTCGGCATGCTCACCGGCGACGCCTCGGTGAACTCCACGGCACCGATCATCTGCTGCACCGCCGAGGTGCTGGCCAACATCGCGCTGCGCGAGGGCCGGGACGCCGACGTCGGACTCGTCGTGATGGACGAGTTCCACTTCTATGCCGAGCCCGACCGCGGCTGGGCCTGGCAGGTCCCGCTGCTCGAGCTGACCCGCGCCCAGTTCGTGCTGATGTCGGCGACGTTGGGAGACATCAGCGCGCTGGCAGCCGATTTGACCCGGCGCAACGGCCGGGCGACCGCTGTCGTCGACGACGCCGAACGCCCGGTGCCGCTGCTCTTCTCCTGGGCGATGACCCACGTCGCCGACACGCTTGCCGAGCTGATCGAGAGCCATCAGGCCCCGGTGTACGTCGTGCACTTCACCCAGGCGGCCGCCGTCGAGCACGCCACCTCGCTGCTCACGGTCAGGCCCGGGATCGAGACCACCCGCGAGGCCCGCGACGCGATCAACGCCCGACTGGTCGGCTTCCGGTTCGGCGCCGGCTTCGGCAAGACTCTGCACAAGCTGGTCCGCCGTGGCATCGGCGTCCATCACGCCGGGATGCTGCCGCGCTACCGCCGTCTCGTGGAGCAGCTGGCCCAGGCCGGGCTGCTGGTCGTCATCTGCGGCACGGACACCCTCGGCGTGGGCATCAACGTGCCGATCCGGACGGTGCTGTTCACCGGCCTCGCGAAGTTCGACGGCACCCGGCAGCGGATCCTGCGCTCCCGCGAGTTCATGCAGATCGCGGGCCGCGCCGGCCGGGCCGGCTTCGACACGATGGGGTACGTCGTCGTGCAGGCGCCGGAGCACGTGATCGACAACGCGATCGCGCTGAAGAAGATCGGTGACGACCCGAAGCGGCAGCGCGGCTACCGCCGCAAGAAGCCGCCGGACGGCGAGGTCGTCTGGTCCGAGGAGACGTTCGACAAGCTGGTCGCCGGCACCCCCGAGCAGCTCGTCTCGCGGATGAAGGTCGACAACGCGATGCTGATCAACGTCGTCGCCCGCGACACCGACGCCTTCCCGATCCTGCGGCGGCTGCTGACCGACAACCACGAGAGCCCGGCCAACCGGCGCAAGCTCGCGCGGCGGGCCCTCCGGCTCGGCCGCAGCCTGCTGAGATCCGGGGTGCTGACCCGGCTCGACGAGCTCGACGAGCTCGGCCGGCGCTACGTGCTGACCATCGACCTGCCGGTCGACTTCGCCCTCAACCAGCCGCTGTCGCACTTCGCGTTGGCGGCCTTCGACGTCCTCGACCCGGAGTCGGAGGACTACACCCTGGACCTGGTGTCGGTCGTGGAGTCCGTTCTCGAGGCACCGCGCCAGATCCTGTCGCAGCAGCAGTACGTCGCCCGCGGCCTCGCGGTCGCCGAGATGAAGGCCGACGGCATCGAGTACGAGGAGCGGATGGCGCTGCTCGACGAGATCACGTGGCCGATGCCGCTGCGTGAGCTGCTGGAGGCGACGTACGCGATCTACCGGCAGACGCACCCGTGGCTGCCGGAGGACGCCCTGTCACCGAAGTCGGTGGTGCGGGAGATGTACGAGCAGGGCATGAGCTTCACCGACTTCGTGACGCGCTATCAGCTGGCCCGCTCCGAGGGGCTGGTGCTGCGCTACCTCACCGACGCCTACCGGACCCTGCGGCAGACCGTCCCGGACCACCACCGGACCCCCGAGCTCGAGGAGCTGTCGGAGTGGCTCGGCGAGACCGTGCGCCAGACCGACTCCTCGCTGCTCGACGAGTGGGAGGCGCTCACCGACCCCGAGGCGATCCACCGACACGCTGTCGAGGCGGAGCGGCTGCCCCACAACCCCCGGCCGATCTCCAAGCAGGAGCGGGCGTTCGCGGTGATGATCCGCAACGCGATGTTCCGTCGGGTCGAGCTGGTGGCCCGCGACGACCTCGACGGGCTGATGGCCCTGGAGCGCGCGGCCGCCGACCGGACGGACCCCCCGGGCGAGGTGGTGATGCTGCGCTCCACGTGGGACGAGGGCATCGAGGCCTACTACGCCGAGCACGACCGGGTGCTGCTCGACGCCGACGCGCGCGGCCCCGACCTGCTCCGGGTCGACCGCACCGGGCGGTCGTGGCCGGTCACGCAGACGGTGCACGACCCTGCCGGTCACCACGACTGGGTGATCGAGGCGCTCGTCGACGTGGACGCCTCCGACGAGACCGGCGAGCTGGTGCTGGTCACCCAGGCCTTCCGCAGGCTCGACGGCTGA
- the arr gene encoding NAD(+)--rifampin ADP-ribosyltransferase: MSPTSAPVPFEIYQDGVYLHGTKAELEVGDLLVPGRESNFETGRTMNHIYFTATLDAAVWGAELAAGPGSGRIYVVEPVGEFEDDPNVTDKKFPGNPTHSFRSREPIRVVGELVDWVGHPPERLQAMRDGLAAMQREGTAQIFD; the protein is encoded by the coding sequence ATGAGCCCGACCAGCGCCCCGGTGCCCTTCGAGATCTACCAGGACGGCGTCTACCTGCACGGCACCAAGGCGGAGCTCGAGGTCGGCGACCTGCTGGTGCCCGGCCGCGAGTCGAACTTCGAGACCGGGCGGACGATGAACCACATCTACTTCACCGCCACCCTCGACGCCGCCGTCTGGGGTGCCGAGCTCGCGGCAGGCCCCGGCAGCGGGCGGATCTACGTCGTCGAGCCGGTCGGCGAGTTCGAGGACGACCCCAACGTCACGGACAAGAAGTTCCCCGGCAACCCGACCCACTCCTTCCGCAGCCGCGAGCCGATCCGGGTGGTCGGCGAGCTCGTCGACTGGGTGGGGCATCCGCCGGAACGCCTGCAGGCGATGCGGGACGGGCTCGCCGCGATGCAGCGAGAGGGCACCGCGCAGATCTTCGACTGA
- the betC gene encoding choline-sulfatase, with translation MTAADRPDILIVIADQLTTAAMPFHGNDVTRAPAMAGLAERGVVFDNAYTASPLCTPARASLMTGLLPSNTHTYDNAAGFSSEVPTFAHHLRALGYRTALSGKMHFCGPDQLHGFEERLTTDIYPADYDWTPDWDSDERPHWYHDMSSVTEAGVTIRTNQLDFDDEVAFAAERGLYEHIRSGDERPFCFVVSFTHPHDPYAIPQEYWDRYDPADIPMPTYGYDAAVTHPHDERLRAVCAMDAVELTDDMVRDARHAYLGAISYVDDHLARLLEILRVTGRLDNTVVILTSDHGDMQGERGLWYKMSFYEGSARVPLVVSAPGRFAPSRVASPVSTMDLLPTLVGIAGGEDAAVAEELDAESLMPLLTGERDDRDVVVGQYLAEGAVSPIVMYRRGPWKLIHSPVDPDQLFDLSTDPLERSNRADDPAAAEVLAELRAAVAERWDLARIDREVRESQRRRRIVGEALTHGRPPDWDYAPPYDAAHRYIRNHTDLGELEAVARYPSVRSHADLGTERLSEP, from the coding sequence GTGACCGCTGCGGACCGGCCCGACATCCTGATCGTGATCGCGGACCAGCTGACGACTGCCGCCATGCCCTTCCACGGGAACGACGTCACGCGGGCGCCGGCGATGGCGGGGCTGGCCGAACGGGGCGTGGTCTTCGACAACGCCTACACCGCGAGCCCGCTGTGCACGCCGGCCCGGGCCTCCCTGATGACCGGGCTGCTGCCGTCCAACACCCACACCTACGACAACGCCGCCGGCTTCTCCTCCGAGGTGCCGACGTTCGCCCACCACCTGCGTGCGCTGGGCTACCGCACCGCCCTGTCCGGCAAGATGCACTTCTGCGGGCCCGACCAGCTGCACGGCTTCGAGGAGCGGCTGACCACCGACATCTACCCGGCCGACTACGACTGGACCCCCGACTGGGACTCCGACGAGCGGCCGCACTGGTACCACGACATGTCGTCGGTCACCGAGGCCGGCGTCACCATCCGCACCAACCAGCTCGACTTCGACGACGAGGTCGCCTTCGCCGCCGAACGCGGGCTCTACGAGCACATCCGCTCCGGTGACGAGCGGCCGTTCTGCTTCGTCGTCTCGTTCACCCACCCGCACGACCCCTACGCGATCCCCCAGGAGTACTGGGACCGCTACGACCCCGCCGACATCCCGATGCCGACGTACGGCTACGACGCGGCGGTCACCCATCCCCACGACGAGCGGCTGCGTGCGGTGTGCGCGATGGACGCCGTCGAGCTCACCGACGACATGGTCCGCGACGCGCGTCACGCCTATCTCGGGGCGATCTCCTACGTCGACGACCACCTCGCGCGGCTGCTGGAGATCCTGCGCGTGACCGGGCGGCTGGACAACACGGTGGTGATCCTGACCAGCGACCACGGAGACATGCAGGGCGAGCGTGGGCTCTGGTACAAGATGAGCTTCTACGAGGGCTCGGCCCGGGTGCCGCTCGTGGTCTCCGCCCCGGGCCGGTTCGCACCGTCCCGGGTGGCGTCCCCGGTCTCCACGATGGACCTGCTGCCCACCCTGGTCGGCATCGCGGGCGGCGAGGACGCCGCCGTCGCCGAGGAGCTGGACGCCGAGAGCCTGATGCCGCTGCTGACCGGTGAGCGCGACGACCGTGACGTGGTGGTCGGCCAGTACCTCGCCGAGGGCGCCGTCTCACCGATCGTGATGTACCGCCGCGGACCGTGGAAGCTGATCCACTCACCGGTCGATCCGGACCAGCTCTTCGACCTGTCGACAGACCCGCTGGAGCGCTCCAACCGGGCCGACGACCCGGCAGCCGCCGAGGTGCTGGCCGAGCTCCGCGCGGCGGTCGCCGAGCGGTGGGACCTCGCCCGCATCGACCGCGAGGTGCGCGAGAGCCAGCGTCGCCGCAGGATCGTGGGGGAGGCGCTCACCCACGGCCGGCCACCGGACTGGGACTACGCCCCGCCGTACGACGCGGCGCACCGCTACATCCGCAACCACACCGACCTCGGCGAGCTCGAGGCCGTGGCCCGCTACCCCTCGGTGCGCTCGCACGCCGACCTGGGGACCGAGCGGCTCTCCGAGCCGTAG